The Dreissena polymorpha isolate Duluth1 chromosome 9, UMN_Dpol_1.0, whole genome shotgun sequence genome contains the following window.
TTTAATGATTTAAAGGAGCCCTGCTccgtgaaaatggggtttaatgcatgtgctaagtgtccgcacgggcttatcagggaccacgggcttatcaggggccacgggcttatcaggggccacgggcttatcaggggccacgggcttatcaggggccacgggcttatcaggggccacgggcttatcaggggccaaagggcttatcagggaccacggCCTTATCAGGGgccacgggcttatcagggaccacgggcttatcagggaccacgggcttatcagggaccacgggcttatcagggaccacaggcttatcaggggccacgggcttatcaggggccacgggcttatcagggaccacgggcttatcagggaccacgggcttatcagggacgacactttcctccttaactggattttgctaagaagaaaatttcttcaaacgaaaaatatcataaaagcggaaagggtcgtccctgattatctaGGGCGACCCTttacatgcattaaccccctttttcacagagcactgcgcaaatattttcaaattcaatattgAGTGTTGAACGGATTTTGTATTTGTAATAGTATTAACCTCTtgttatctttttgatgataagttTTGATGAACTGGGACATCACTTGCATCATAACTGTATGCTCAGCTGATTTCAAGCGCTCACAattcaaacaagatgtgtttgtgaaacacaatgtccccctatatgacgtttgaccttgtaggatgaccttaaccttgacccttcaccactcaaaatgtgcagctccttgagatacacacgcatttcaaatataaaattgctagcttcaatattgcaggagtgacattacatgcgcaattttgacccatatatttgaccttgaaggatgaccttgacctggacttttcacaactcaaaatgtgcagctccatgagaaacacatgcatgccaaatatcaagttgctatcttcaatattgcaaaagtattcataaaataagcgatttgggccacatatattcgacctctgaccttgaaggatgaccttgacctttcaccactcaaaatgtgcagctccataagatacacatgcatgccaaatatcaagttgctatcttcaatattgcaaaagtattcataaaatgagcgattttcgccacatatatttgacctctgaccttgaaggatgacattgacctttcaccactcaaaatgtgcagcttcatgagatacacatgcgtgccaaatatgaagttgctatcttcaatatagcaaaagttattgcaaaatgttaaagttggcgcaaaccaaccaacccacagaccaacagacagtgcaaaaacaataatagtGGGGgacaaaaatgtgcagcttcatgagatacacatgcatgccaaatatgaagttgctatcttcaatatagcaaaagttattgaaaaatgttaaagttggcgcaaaccaaccaaccaacagacagggcaaaaacaatatgtcccccactactatagtgggagacataaaaattCAGAGcaggtttattaaattgaaagaactctttgttaacatatttcatcatcaaaaaaaaattcttagtacaataaaaacatttacaagtataaaaaaacattagATTGCCGTGATGatatcttttttttaacaataccTTGTCTGGTAAATGACACGATGTTTAGTTGATTTCAAAGTTAGTTAATTAATGAGCAAGTGCAAAggattttgttaataaatgtttttattttatctgCGAGTACAACACATGAAGTCTATTTAAACGTGTAAGACATAACAGTATAAGTAAGAAAAAAAGAAAGCTGACATGACGACGGCGACGTCATCAAGCAAACATCTTAACTGACTGTCAGTGCGCTATTAAGCATGTTAAATGCCTTACTGATGTATTGCCTTTTTATGTGTCTATTAAACGATAACATATAAATTGATATAACAACCAAATACACATTTCCGTTTGTTGATTAGATGTAATACAACAAGGGCATTAAGTTCATTAATTTGctgtgtttatacatgtattttaccaaATTTGTTTCGCAATGTTTGTTTTCAGTTAAGTGCTTATTAATGagaatatgttaatatttattatatatttataggtatGGTATTGCAAACACTCAGGTGGAGTTAATTACCttaatttttatctaaaaaaaatatttgcatcaATAGTTTTATCTCACAGTAAGTGCCGTGGTCGACTTTTGAATTGGCTACGACTAGTCGCAAGCCAATATGAATATCACGTATAAGAACGACACATCTTGTAGAAATGTACACTTTTCAATTAATGCGTGTTTAATGaacatttacaaaaatgtaaaaaaaatcatcggGATCAAAAGTGTACATATATTTGCAGTGCCAAACACTGCATAAATCACAAGCAACGTCAAAAACTTCAACacaatttacccatttatgcctagtggactctcccattcttctaaattggatcaatttatttccaaaataaggaatgtctattatatttatttctatatttcgaatatttcctacagaaattccttttagcaaaagcGCAGAgcctggtgagacgccgcatcatgcggcgtctcatctgggtctacgtgtttgccaaggcctttttttctagacgctaggcataaatgggttaatatgtgtGCTACGTGATACCATAAGTATCTCATTTTAAACGATTGTTCATGTTCGAAGAGGTATTGAAAAGTGTTACAATTTCGTTTTTAGGTATATACATTGATGTTCATTAGAAAAgcctttttgctattaaattaaaaagtttattatCACAAAAGTTTATGTATTTCTGAATCACCCTTGATCGATGTGGTAGTAACTGTGTAATAGTTATGAAGTAGAAGAATTAATATTACTTTTATGTGTGTTAGTAGCATAAGTAATTAGAAGAATAATGACCTTTTCAAGTGTTCTGTCAATACTATCGTTCCTTTTTTGCGTTTATTGACAAGTGATTTCAAACATTTTGGTTTCTTATTACACCATTGAtatgtttattgtcccctaccggtgaaaccggaggggacttatagtttgcgctctgtgtgtaagtctgcctgtctgtctgtcaatcagtcagtccgtcacacttttctgaatcctgcgataactttaaacgctcttcatattttttcatgaaacttgaaacatggacatatggcaatatggagattatgcacgtcaattcattttgtttctacgtaaaaaattgtggttgctatggcaacaaataaaaaaaatactgaaaaggGTGGAgcttcaccggtaggggacaatattgcttggcaatctcttgttaatagTATATTTCTATTAACATTCGTTTTGCATCTAAATGTGAATGTGTTTCTAGTTAGTGTAGCAATGGATTAAAGACCTCGTAAATCTTTCTTGCGTTAGTATTCCATTTTTTTCTAGCTGTGTTTTAATCTACGTGCTTTGAGACTGACCGGCAGAGACGGGATAATGATAGCACTCATTAACGTACAAAGTATGTACAAAACACCAATATGCTTGTGCACAATTAACTAGCCTTCTTCATGCGTTTACGTTTGATCGGAGTTAGTTCTGTTGTTTTTCATCGACTAACAATAGCCGGTGACATAATTAGTCGACAAATAGTTTGGACTTTAATAGTCATTAATGATTTAGGTGAAATTTATTTCTGATGGTCCACTTTACATATTGCATAAAACAAATTGTCCAGAAGCATTTGATTAACTTGCCGTTGCAATATGCCTTGAAGCATGTTTTGTGCGTCTTGATTTCGTATTGTTGAACTGTCCagtttattgcgtaaacaagaatTACTAGTGGAATAACTATTACAATGTCTGGTAAAAACTTATAGTCAAATTGTATCACCAAGTGTAATCAAATTCATTTTGGTTTTGAGTCTATGCAGTACAAACATTAATGGGTTATAAACAATGATAgatcaaaaatacaaaatacaaaaataatcttcATCTGTTTGAAATACACCTTCAGTATTCGCCAttgtatatcagagtttatttacaggtcctaccggcctttATTTGCCATTAGTCACATACATCTCCTTAAGTACCTGAAATAATTCAATCGTCATTTCGTAAACAACCATAAGCCTTATGTGCGCGATTCTTAGCGTGGTTTAGAGTCCGGAAGCGGTATTTCGCGACCCCGGTACATCTTGGGGTTGGATGGGTCCAGGGTGTTGTTCTTTTCTCGATCTATTGCGCGCACCATAATTATGGCGGACATGACAGCCAAAAGCTGAAAAAATACAGGAATAATTCAATGTGTGACACATTATGTCAGTCACTAGCAATGACGCCCATCTGAAGAGTAAATGAGAAAATTATTGAAAATCGTTTATCTGACACTTAGTAAATTTACCATAAACGTGTTTTCCAAATTCGTTTTTTGCTTGTTGAAAAGCATAAGATTTAAATTTCAGTACATTTGAATCATAAGTGGCCGCAAATAAGTTCTGGGTAATGAATCACAAAAATAATCAACAACTTGATTAAAATCACAATAATATGGATGTGCTTAAATAAGGAAACACTACCTCTGTAACCATGACAATGACGAGGATGACAATAGCCCCAGTGGAGACGTCTGTAGCCAGCTGACGGAACGCCTCATAGCAGCCCTAGAAATGTAGAGCACAGTCAGATTATGAAACAGGCTAGTTGCGATCGGTGTTTACTGGTTATAAGTTGGCGTGTATGTGTCTCAGACACGATCGACAGGCCTAGATGTGGCTTGTTTAAAATAGCATGGATTACTGCTGTATaacttgttaaaggggccttttcacgttttggtaaattgaaaaacaaaaaacaattgtttcagtttcgcaaattttcgttgtagtttagtccaacttgttgacgctctcaaatattaagctactttttatataggTAATATTTggaaagaatttagcccatataaaaagtatctctaaattctttgcgcgtcttataaatgagactacgttgtagttatgatatttgtgaggatacagcaataatgaacatttaccattctcttaaatatccattatatggaTAGTGGTCTGAGCTATAGAATTTTACTCCAGAGCTCTGGACAGcgttcagtggttcgagtccagttgagggttactttttctttctttaattttattcttgttttttactagatccaatattaacattttatcaacataaagcatttaatgacaaacttcaatacatgccaaaatctgtgaacatatCCCTTTAAATGTGTATGAAGGCATTATAATTATATGCAGAATATTTGCTTCAATCAGAATAACCTCTTAATAGGTTAAAGAGCTATAGAATAAAGAATTACATCGCCGTACCCTGGGTCTCACTAGTGGGGCTTGTTGAGCGACGGTGCACGCTAGATTCTGTCCGAACTTGTAGTTGTCGAGAGTTGCCTCCCGGCAGCACGAGTACGGAATGGTGTTGGGTCCCCTCATCCCCACGTTGATCCAATAGTTGGTTCTCAGCAGCTGGAAGTCGTTCGCGAAAGGTGAAACGGGACTTACGCCGCAACAGTCCATCTGTAGAAAAGAAAACCGGTATTATTGACATGCATGATGTACCTTTAAGTTGAATAGGTCCATGGTTATTCTTCACATTACCAGTCAAAGTGTGATTGCTTCACGTTTTAAGACGCATACTCCGCTTTAAGCAAATAAgctgtgtacatgtatatttttgcGCAAAACAAGTGCGAGACtgaacaaaatgtttatttacaaagcgTGAAAATAACTTATTCCGTACCACGATGAAGAGCGTGTTCAGACCCTGCGACACAGTGTCGTCTGCTCCCTGGATGCCGTTGTAACGCTGGAATATCTGACTCATTTGGGGCTGGAACATGTTGTTAGTCTGAAATAGTTGTAACATGTGAACAACCCGGGAATGTGTATTTCCAAGCAATTTATTACGCAAAATGCAATAAAACTGGGCTGATTCTGACAGTTGTGTCCAATTTATTTTTGACTTTGCATCGAAATGATGTAAAAGATAGTTTTAAATGGAAAGGCTTTCGTGAAATAAAACAGCTTCATATTTTCTCAAACTAAGCAGTATGCATCTGTGGTTTTAAACCTGACTATCTAATCAAAACGACATTTTCTTACATTGACATACTATATCTGGCGTGTGCATATTTTCTTCGCTGGCGTTGCTTATACAAATGACATCAATATAACTACTAATAAGGCAGTTATTAATAATCGAACATCAATGCCACCGTCGCGTTCCGTTGTCTACTACGTTTTTATAAAATGACCTCGGGGTGTTGAATTAATTAGGTCAAATCAATTGAAACTGATGGTAATTAATGATTTCCTGTCATCTAAATAGTTTAACGTTGGCACAGTTACCGTGTAATGCAACTGTCTGTCAAAAATGATTAATTAACGATTACACAAATGATATAGCGAGCTTCACTGAAATGTCTCTAAAGAACGTACgctatgtatttatttattttattttcgcctttaagtacaaatgtaGTCCCAAGTACAACATGTCGGTCTGCGTACCAATCACGTGTGTGTATCTATGTCTAGTGAACAGGCGATGAATGAATGTGGGCACATGGTGGATTTCACCGAGaatgaatattttgttcaacCATTTAATATAACATTGAAATTCCAAAGACCAATACACTTAAAAAATACCTTTACAAAATTCAAAGATTATATATTCGTCCAGATTAGCACTATATCAGAACTTTATCTTTACTAATAAAGAGAAACACTAATATGATTCATGAGTAAACATAAGTTGATTTTATAAAAGAAGGGTATATATTAACACACATTTATATGTGTTAACGTTTTTCTTTATGTTTGCATCAAATCAATGTAAGATGTTTACATTTGACCAAACTTCAACAAGTATAAAGTATCTTTGCTGAaatatttttaccattttactGAAATGGTTGTTGTTTTATTGAGATTTTTATTAAGGGTGATACATCGTTGAATAAATGGTTTTACAGCTTTCAATAAACTTACTATATTTTAAATGATGGATTATCATTACAAACAAAATAGTTATTCTTAAGAATAAATCTGTTTGTATGATAGTGATACATGTGTACGTTATCAGCCGACTTTTGTTTTATAGACTACCCCTTTAAGACTGTGAGCCGTTAGATTATTGCGGTTGACATAATTCTGTTGATCACCATTTTGAGCTGTTTCAACACATTTAATCATACGATttccaataaaataattataaaaaaataacacatgtaTATGATGTCCAATTGAAGTTAACTTCTTATTAAAGAAAGGCACTGTATTGGAAAGACAAACATGTAGACTTATTGGCGAACTAAAGTAGCTATCAGGTGGATAGGAACATGAACGCGCGGACGTATAAACGGACGATCTGACACACTTACCATGAACGCGCGGACAAATGAACAAACGATCTGACACACTTACCCCGTAGACGAACCTGCACCAAACTGCGAGGAGGGCCACCTCGATAATCAGCAGAATAATAAGGACAATCACATACTGGAACAGAAAAGGCACTGACGTTTACGCCCaacttgtttttattgaaaaagttCATATCTGTAAAATTGCGTTTAGTAAATGATTATAGAATAATTAAAATTGCTCAACCGCGGTAAATGAAACTCAAGATAGATTTTTTATAtcaaacatttgttttgttttcagggCGAGAGGCATGCACACGAACAGACCAATTTATTTTACACCACTGCATTCTAATGTACTGTACAACGTTTACGTGATATTGTTAACACGAGATTTATTAAACGCAGTGATTCGAAATAACCTTTATCAACGAATTTTGTGTTAGAACGTTTTTTATGTTAATGGACTCATAATTCGGTTATCTGAAGATTTCATTTATTACCTGATGTGAACAGTTTAACtgcaatacatatattttagGCTTTTATTGCATGTACTAGTATCACATACCAGTAGCTGTAATATCCCGCGGATCATAAAcattgcttaacccatttatgcctagcgtctagaaaaatatactagacatccctaattttggaaataagttgatctaatttagaaggatgggagattccaatAGGCATAATCGGTTAAAATGCACAAATGCATGGGTAAAATGTCTTTTTCAGCCAATATAAGTGTCGTTCTACCGTCGATCCGAAACCTACAACTGCAAAGCCCAAGCTGTCTTTCAAACAAATTGAACTTCGTTACCATAACTAGCATCCATTTCTTCCTAGCACACGCCCCTATTCCTCCGTCGAGGGCGAGAATCAACGTGAACACGCCGACGATGATGATCACGACCGACAACGCCACTATGACATCTCCGACGTTGAGTCCGCCAACATCAGTCTGACGTAACATCTGGATGACGCTGTTGTCGCCCACTCTGCCCGTTCGCACTACGGCGCCGACAACTATCAAGGCGATTCCAAGGAGCTGTCCGGTTGTGTAGAATGAAGAGAAAGTGTTTTGAGTCAACATGTTCGTAAAGGCGTGCcatttacatttatgttttatagttTTACCATTAATAATTTAAACTGTTCTATAAATATCAGACTTCGGAAAAGTAAAAACAACATAAGTTTATATCACAAAAACAATTGTTGATATTATAATTCCGACTATAAAAGTATTTCCAttttcatataaaacatgtttgGTTATCTATATTTAAGCCAAAGTCTGCCGAtaatataactcttttttttaaattatttagttCTTATTGAAGTAATGGcgtttatttcattaaaactatTAGCTGCGCTTTAGGAAAACAGGGATTAATGcatgcggactgcacgggctaatctgggacgacattttacggacatgcattatgcccagttttctcagaacgcgactcaattattttttatttatttttatattttccttTAACAAAATACCACATTATCGACTGTAAATTTTATACGATTCCATCATAACATGTGCTGCTATTAAAAATTAGgtggtttgaaattattgatcAAGCAGAATAAACGTATAAACCATGGATGTGCATTTGATAGTAGTAAGTGAGCTTACTTACAGCGAACCAGATGTTGACAATGATGAGGAAACACTGTCCCATTCTGGCCCCGGCCCCGAAATTGTTCACACCCATCTTGCAACCTGTCAGCAggaaacaaatacatatacacatattagaaatatattttccACTTGTCATGTGTGGCACATCTGCTGAAAAGTATtttcgccaaggctcgtggttcagattttctaagccttgcAAATTTATGTAGGATCATAAATTTTATCCCATTTCTCGAAATATTAAAAATcgatatattattttttca
Protein-coding sequences here:
- the LOC127846590 gene encoding uncharacterized protein LOC127846590, yielding MSQIFQRYNGIQGADDTVSQGLNTLFIVMDCCGVSPVSPFANDFQLLRTNYWINVGMRGPNTIPYSCCREATLDNYKFGQNLACTVAQQAPLVRPRGCYEAFRQLATDVSTGAIVILVIVMVTELLAVMSAIIMVRAIDREKNNTLDPSNPKMYRGREIPLPDSKPR